A portion of the Flavobacterium limnophilum genome contains these proteins:
- a CDS encoding PorP/SprF family type IX secretion system membrane protein codes for MKKYFVVVFFFLFAKQMLYSQEDGVVSFTLPIRNSLKFNRYIINPTFSFVREQNPYISLYNKRQWTPFENAPQTYLFSYSGRFRENEAVAFGVFQQNYGILTTFGAIANYAHNVQLQNDGNLTFGVNLGFYKSGFNESKIITNYPDPSLENIPSNTLITVNPGINYGTAFLDFGLSVNNLVLYNLTTSKIVEDDPEKSIEAHIMHTGYIDSYGFFDRSKFSGLLKTEFKKDKTIISGLAMLSMPIGIWAQAGYNTLYGISGGIGMNVTQNIAFEYNYETGTGDLSNFGASHEIGLAYKFKSKNNSYVDEDDEGAVIPPADSRRVAYSPPKLTPEEKAQKEQLAAEVKVRRAAVAEAKLAAEAKAKADALAKAKLAADAKAKADALAQAKLSADAKADALAKSKLAADAKAKADALAQAKLSAEAKAKADALAQAKLSADAKAKADALAKAKLAADAKAKADALAQEKLAADAKAKADALAKSKLAAEAKAKADALAQAKLAADAKAKADALAKAKLAADAKAKADALAQAKLAADAKAKADALAQEKLAADAKAKADALAQEKLAADAKAKADALAQEKLAADAKAKADALAQEKLAADAKAKADALAQEKLVADAKAKADALAQEKLAADAKAKADALAQEKLAADAKAKADALAQAKLAADAKAKADALAQEKLAADAKAKADALAQEKLAADAKAKADALAQEKLAADAKAKADALAQEKLAADAKAKADALAQEKLAADAKAKADALAQEKLAADAKAKADALAQEKLAADAKAKADALAQAKLAADAKAKADALAQEKLAADAKAKADALAQEKLAAKAKADALAQAKLAADAKAKADALAQEKLAAEAKAKADALAQEKLAAEAKAKADALAQAKLAAEAKAKADALAQAKLAAEAKAKADALAQEKLAADAKAKADALAQEKLAAEAKAKADALAQAKLAADAKAKADALAQEKLAADAKAKADALAQEKLAAEAKAKADALAQAKLAAEAKAKADALAQEKLAAEAKAKADALAQEKLAAEAKAKADALAQEKLAADAKAKADALAQEKLAAEAKAKAAASQKDEIAKSMDNIAVSLENAKKTQQQLLTNLNATVSAKQKDLQDMKEENDLSEQGIFKEPKAFKSTAGESTALEALNLQIAEVNKVQNDKIKELEGLYNQRIKKVSDKNETLNQYYLKTIETLKTEQSQAVQSNKDLVSSLEKIKIATEIEKKRRIKKASFVNEGDRFSQDKATLARIKESTPRSAAPLKSGDFDYGEEQPNMQILKSIKNVDNGFYLVVAVHSDVAKRDAFLKKAVAAGENSINFFYDVSNSKYYIYYDKFENIEEAKNALQSKGSTPYNGKMSIAKIEN; via the coding sequence ATGAAGAAGTATTTTGTAGTTGTATTCTTTTTTTTATTTGCCAAGCAAATGCTTTATTCGCAAGAGGATGGAGTGGTTTCGTTTACACTACCCATACGAAACTCTTTAAAGTTCAATAGATACATTATCAATCCAACATTTAGTTTTGTCAGGGAACAAAATCCGTACATCAGTTTGTACAATAAAAGACAATGGACCCCATTTGAAAATGCGCCACAAACTTATTTATTCAGTTATTCAGGAAGATTTAGGGAAAATGAAGCCGTTGCTTTTGGCGTGTTTCAGCAAAATTACGGCATATTAACCACTTTTGGGGCTATAGCCAATTACGCCCACAATGTTCAACTTCAAAATGACGGCAATCTTACTTTTGGGGTTAATTTAGGATTCTACAAAAGCGGTTTCAATGAATCAAAAATAATTACAAATTACCCTGATCCGTCACTGGAAAACATACCATCAAATACTTTAATCACCGTAAATCCAGGAATAAATTACGGAACTGCTTTTCTCGATTTTGGTCTTTCGGTAAACAACTTGGTTTTATATAATCTCACTACTTCCAAAATAGTGGAAGACGATCCTGAAAAAAGCATTGAAGCCCATATTATGCATACAGGATATATTGACAGCTATGGTTTTTTCGACAGAAGTAAATTTTCAGGTTTACTCAAGACCGAGTTCAAAAAAGACAAGACCATAATTTCAGGATTGGCCATGCTCAGCATGCCTATAGGAATCTGGGCACAAGCCGGGTATAACACCCTGTATGGAATTTCCGGAGGAATAGGCATGAACGTTACACAAAACATCGCTTTTGAATATAATTATGAAACAGGAACAGGTGATTTGTCCAATTTTGGAGCTTCGCACGAAATTGGTTTAGCTTATAAATTCAAAAGCAAGAATAATTCATACGTTGACGAGGACGATGAAGGAGCTGTAATTCCTCCTGCCGATAGCAGAAGAGTAGCTTATTCACCACCTAAACTAACACCAGAAGAGAAAGCCCAAAAAGAACAACTTGCAGCCGAGGTCAAGGTGAGAAGGGCGGCTGTTGCCGAAGCCAAATTAGCGGCTGAAGCCAAAGCGAAAGCAGATGCTCTTGCAAAAGCCAAACTGGCTGCAGACGCCAAAGCGAAAGCTGATGCCCTTGCCCAAGCAAAACTGTCCGCTGACGCCAAAGCTGATGCCCTTGCAAAATCAAAATTAGCCGCAGACGCCAAAGCGAAAGCTGATGCCCTTGCCCAAGCAAAACTGTCCGCTGAAGCCAAAGCCAAAGCTGATGCCCTTGCCCAAGCAAAACTGTCCGCTGACGCCAAAGCTAAAGCTGATGCCCTTGCAAAAGCAAAATTGGCCGCAGACGCCAAAGCTAAAGCTGATGCCCTTGCCCAAGAAAAACTGGCTGCTGACGCCAAAGCTAAAGCTGATGCACTTGCAAAATCAAAATTGGCCGCTGAAGCCAAAGCCAAAGCCGACGCTCTAGCCCAAGCAAAACTGGCTGCTGACGCCAAAGCTAAAGCTGATGCCCTTGCAAAAGCAAAATTGGCCGCAGACGCCAAAGCGAAAGCTGATGCCCTTGCCCAAGCAAAACTGGCCGCAGACGCCAAAGCTAAAGCCGATGCCCTTGCCCAGGAAAAACTGGCCGCAGATGCTAAAGCCAAAGCTGATGCCCTTGCCCAAGAAAAACTTGCCGCAGACGCCAAAGCTAAAGCCGATGCCCTTGCCCAGGAAAAACTGGCCGCAGATGCCAAAGCCAAAGCTGATGCCCTTGCCCAAGAAAAACTGGCTGCAGACGCCAAAGCTAAAGCCGACGCTCTAGCCCAAGAAAAACTGGTCGCAGACGCCAAAGCTAAAGCTGACGCTCTTGCCCAAGAAAAACTGGCCGCAGATGCCAAAGCCAAAGCCGACGCTCTAGCCCAAGAAAAACTGGCTGCAGACGCCAAAGCCAAAGCCGATGCCCTTGCCCAAGCAAAACTGGCCGCAGACGCCAAAGCTAAAGCCGACGCTCTAGCCCAAGAAAAACTGGCCGCAGATGCCAAAGCCAAAGCTGATGCCCTTGCCCAAGAAAAACTGGCCGCAGACGCCAAAGCCAAAGCTGATGCCCTTGCCCAAGAAAAACTGGCTGCAGACGCCAAAGCTAAAGCCGACGCTCTAGCCCAAGAAAAACTGGCCGCAGACGCCAAAGCTAAAGCCGATGCCCTTGCCCAGGAAAAACTGGCCGCAGATGCCAAAGCCAAAGCTGATGCCCTTGCCCAAGAAAAACTGGCTGCAGACGCCAAAGCTAAAGCCGACGCTCTAGCCCAAGAAAAACTGGCCGCAGACGCCAAAGCTAAAGCCGATGCCCTTGCCCAAGCAAAACTGGCCGCAGACGCCAAAGCGAAAGCCGACGCTCTAGCCCAAGAGAAATTGGCCGCAGACGCCAAAGCTAAAGCCGATGCCCTTGCCCAAGAGAAACTGGCCGCCAAAGCTAAAGCTGATGCCCTTGCCCAAGCAAAACTGGCCGCAGACGCCAAAGCGAAAGCCGATGCCCTTGCCCAAGAGAAACTGGCTGCCGAAGCCAAAGCTAAAGCTGATGCCCTTGCCCAAGAAAAACTGGCCGCCGAAGCCAAAGCTAAAGCCGACGCTCTAGCCCAAGCAAAACTGGCCGCCGAAGCCAAAGCTAAAGCCGATGCCCTTGCCCAAGCAAAACTGGCTGCAGAAGCCAAAGCGAAAGCCGACGCTCTAGCCCAAGAGAAATTGGCCGCAGACGCCAAAGCTAAAGCCGATGCCCTTGCCCAAGAGAAACTGGCCGCCGAAGCCAAAGCTAAAGCTGATGCCCTTGCCCAAGCAAAACTGGCCGCAGACGCCAAAGCGAAAGCCGATGCCCTTGCCCAGGAAAAACTGGCCGCAGACGCCAAAGCGAAAGCCGATGCCCTTGCCCAGGAAAAACTGGCCGCAGAAGCCAAAGCGAAAGCAGACGCTCTAGCCCAAGCAAAACTGGCTGCAGAAGCCAAAGCGAAAGCCGATGCCCTTGCCCAGGAAAAACTGGCCGCAGAAGCCAAAGCGAAAGCCGATGCCCTTGCCCAGGAAAAACTGGCCGCAGAAGCCAAAGCCAAAGCAGACGCTCTAGCCCAGGAAAAACTGGCTGCAGACGCCAAAGCCAAAGCTGATGCCCTTGCCCAAGAAAAACTGGCTGCAGAAGCCAAAGCCAAAGCTGCTGCATCGCAGAAAGACGAGATTGCAAAATCGATGGATAATATAGCCGTGTCATTAGAAAATGCCAAAAAGACGCAACAACAATTATTGACAAATTTGAATGCTACCGTATCTGCCAAGCAGAAAGATCTTCAGGACATGAAGGAGGAAAATGATTTAAGTGAACAAGGCATATTCAAGGAGCCGAAAGCATTCAAGAGCACTGCGGGAGAAAGCACTGCATTGGAAGCCTTGAATCTTCAGATAGCAGAGGTAAACAAAGTTCAAAATGACAAGATCAAAGAATTGGAAGGTTTATACAATCAAAGAATCAAGAAAGTATCAGACAAAAACGAGACCTTGAACCAATACTATTTGAAAACAATTGAAACACTGAAAACCGAGCAATCACAGGCAGTTCAGTCCAACAAGGATTTAGTTTCCTCCTTGGAAAAAATCAAGATTGCCACCGAAATAGAGAAGAAAAGAAGAATTAAAAAGGCTTCTTTTGTTAATGAAGGCGATCGATTTTCACAAGACAAAGCCACGCTTGCGCGCATAAAGGAAAGTACTCCTCGCAGCGCTGCTCCTTTAAAATCAGGAGATTTTGATTATGGTGAGGAACAGCCTAACATGCAAATTTTAAAAAGTATTAAAAATGTGGATAACGGTTTTTATTTAGTGGTGGCCGTTCATAGTGATGTTGCCAAAAGAGATGCGTTTTTGAAAAAGGCAGTAGCTGCCGGAGAGAATAGCATCAATTTCTTCTATGATGTTTCCAATAGTAAATATTATATTTATTATGACAAGTTTGAGAATATAGAAGAGGCTAAAAATGCTTTACAGTCTAAAGGAAGCACTCCTTACAACGGTAAAATGTCCATAGCCAAAATAGAGAATTAA